A window of the Branchiibius hedensis genome harbors these coding sequences:
- a CDS encoding MFS transporter — protein sequence MSDTAAPLPKRILNGYGLGSIATGTFGTVPGLLLLPYLTDVLGVAAGVAAFIVFVPKAWDVVMNPLAGRISDRSTNPGGRRRPFLLKGGLALAVFFALMFAGPTAPKGLAAGWVVALFVLCATAYAFFQVPYIAMPAEMTQDYQERTRLMTPRVIIIAVAILISGATAPLVVNAFGEKTASGYRAMGLYVALLLAVGVVGAWWATKGAPERQSVSAEGGIKQQLSAVAHHPDFRALLISFVIQSLGVGLLLAGVAYVAEDLLHKKAASSLLFAAFVGPALLVTPLWAKYAHRRGKLSGFRVATVVMTVGMLLLFVGLPNLHALVYLAAAVVGIGYAGGQILSLAMFADAAGFDPSGRDENRVGVFSGVWTAGETLGLALGPAVFGLVLALGGYLSSTAGKTVEQPDSALWAIRLGFTLLPAALVLISLIPLRAYRLDEKLAHRSVSDSPH from the coding sequence ATGTCCGACACTGCTGCGCCCCTTCCCAAGCGAATCCTGAACGGGTACGGCCTCGGCAGTATCGCCACCGGCACCTTCGGCACCGTTCCTGGGCTGCTGCTGCTTCCGTATCTGACCGACGTGCTCGGCGTCGCGGCAGGCGTGGCGGCGTTCATCGTCTTCGTCCCCAAAGCCTGGGATGTGGTGATGAACCCGCTGGCCGGTCGGATCTCGGACCGGTCCACCAACCCCGGCGGCCGGCGCCGACCGTTCCTGCTCAAGGGCGGCTTGGCGCTCGCCGTCTTCTTCGCCCTGATGTTCGCCGGCCCAACAGCGCCGAAAGGCCTGGCCGCAGGATGGGTGGTGGCGCTGTTCGTGCTGTGCGCCACGGCGTACGCCTTCTTCCAGGTGCCGTACATCGCGATGCCCGCCGAGATGACCCAGGACTACCAGGAGCGCACCCGGCTGATGACGCCGCGGGTGATCATCATCGCGGTGGCCATCCTGATCTCCGGCGCCACGGCGCCGTTGGTGGTCAACGCGTTCGGCGAGAAGACGGCTTCTGGGTATCGCGCAATGGGACTGTACGTCGCGTTGCTGCTGGCCGTCGGAGTTGTGGGCGCCTGGTGGGCGACCAAGGGTGCCCCTGAGCGGCAGAGCGTCTCCGCCGAGGGTGGGATCAAGCAACAGTTGTCGGCCGTTGCCCACCACCCCGACTTCCGAGCCCTGCTGATTTCGTTCGTGATCCAGTCGCTGGGCGTCGGTCTGTTGCTCGCCGGTGTCGCGTACGTCGCGGAGGACCTGCTGCATAAGAAGGCTGCGTCCTCGCTGCTGTTCGCAGCGTTCGTCGGACCGGCGTTGCTGGTCACGCCGTTGTGGGCGAAGTATGCACACCGCCGGGGCAAGTTGTCCGGGTTCCGGGTGGCCACGGTCGTGATGACAGTCGGGATGCTGTTGCTCTTCGTCGGCCTGCCCAATCTGCACGCGCTGGTATATCTCGCCGCCGCCGTCGTCGGTATCGGGTACGCCGGTGGCCAGATCCTGTCGCTGGCGATGTTCGCCGACGCTGCTGGATTCGACCCCAGCGGCCGCGATGAGAACAGGGTGGGCGTCTTCAGCGGTGTCTGGACCGCGGGGGAGACCCTGGGGCTGGCGCTGGGGCCGGCGGTGTTCGGTCTCGTGCTCGCTCTCGGCGGCTACCTGTCTTCGACAGCGGGTAAGACCGTGGAGCAACCGGATTCGGCGTTGTGGGCGATCCGGCTCGGCTTCACCCTCCTTCCGGCCGCGCTCGTGCTGATCAGCCTCATCCCGTTGCGGGCCTACCGGCTCGACGAGAAACTGGCGCACCGATCCGTTTCTGATTCACCGCACTAG
- the rimP gene encoding ribosome maturation factor RimP produces the protein MSTSSTARTERIAQELSERLAPLRLRVEDLTVAPAGKRRIVRVLVDRDIPDEGPATTTATAPVDLDLVADATRVIGTALDDTDLMGDAAYVLEVSSPGTDRPLTSPRHFRRNVGRLVRITREGADPVEGRIVSADADGVTLLVTGPKGATSETSLTYAECGRADIQVEFSKVGKETSDTDVDEDGEGDEA, from the coding sequence ATGAGCACCTCGTCGACCGCGCGCACCGAGCGGATCGCGCAGGAACTCAGCGAGCGATTGGCTCCGTTGCGGTTGCGGGTCGAGGACCTCACCGTCGCCCCGGCGGGCAAACGGCGAATCGTGCGTGTCCTGGTTGACCGCGACATTCCCGACGAGGGGCCGGCCACGACGACTGCGACCGCTCCGGTGGACCTTGACCTGGTTGCCGACGCCACCCGGGTGATCGGCACGGCCCTGGACGACACCGACCTGATGGGCGACGCGGCGTACGTGCTGGAAGTCAGTTCACCCGGCACCGACCGGCCGCTGACCAGTCCACGGCACTTCCGGCGCAACGTCGGTCGCCTGGTGCGGATCACCCGCGAAGGCGCGGATCCGGTCGAGGGTCGCATCGTGTCCGCCGACGCCGACGGCGTGACGCTGTTGGTGACCGGGCCCAAGGGCGCCACCAGTGAGACCTCATTGACGTACGCCGAGTGCGGGCGCGCGGATATCCAGGTGGAGTTTTCGAAGGTGGGCAAAGAGACTTCAGACACGGACGTCGACGAAGACGGTGAAGGGGACGAAGCCTGA
- a CDS encoding ABC transporter ATP-binding protein, whose amino-acid sequence MTTTTQQKQAAQVQVDTPRVRVEDVSKAFEGGDGTQVLALDHINLTVAAGEFVTVLGASGCGKSTLLNLIAGLDQPTSGRIEIAGGKQAALMFQESALFPWLTAAGNIDLALKLGGTPRGERAHRRQELLDLVRLGGAGDRRVHELSGGQRQRIALARSLAQGADVLLMDEPFAALDAITRDVLHEELSQLWSSSGMTVIFVTHNVREAVRLGQRVVLLSSRPGRVLKTWDIELSQPRNIEDPAVGALSTEITLALREEIVRHVNR is encoded by the coding sequence ATGACGACCACGACCCAGCAGAAGCAGGCCGCGCAGGTGCAGGTCGACACTCCCCGGGTGCGCGTCGAGGACGTCTCCAAGGCGTTTGAAGGTGGGGACGGCACCCAGGTGCTGGCTCTGGACCACATCAACCTCACCGTGGCCGCCGGGGAGTTCGTGACCGTCCTTGGCGCCTCCGGTTGTGGCAAGAGCACCTTGCTCAATCTGATCGCCGGGCTCGACCAGCCGACCAGCGGCCGCATCGAGATCGCCGGCGGCAAGCAGGCTGCGCTGATGTTCCAGGAGTCGGCGTTGTTCCCGTGGTTGACCGCCGCCGGCAACATCGACCTGGCCCTCAAACTCGGCGGTACGCCGCGTGGTGAGCGAGCGCACCGCCGTCAGGAACTGCTCGACCTGGTCCGCCTCGGTGGCGCGGGGGACCGGCGAGTGCACGAACTCTCCGGTGGTCAGCGCCAGCGAATCGCGCTGGCCCGCAGCCTCGCCCAGGGCGCGGACGTGTTGTTGATGGACGAGCCGTTCGCCGCGTTGGACGCCATCACCCGCGACGTGTTGCACGAGGAACTCTCGCAACTGTGGAGCAGCAGCGGGATGACCGTCATCTTCGTGACCCACAACGTGCGCGAAGCGGTGCGCCTCGGCCAGCGGGTCGTGCTGTTGTCCAGCCGGCCCGGACGGGTGCTGAAGACCTGGGACATCGAACTGTCCCAGCCGCGCAACATCGAGGATCCCGCCGTCGGTGCGCTCTCCACCGAAATCACCCTGGCCCTGCGAGAGGAGATCGTGCGCCATGTCAACCGCTGA
- a CDS encoding YlxR family protein, giving the protein MEIHHSRVRTCIGCGQRDDRSALVRVVADRRAAEPVSPVPVLPDVRGVLPGRGAWLHPSADCLSKAIRRRAFGRALRLTQAVDTNAVQQFVAERHGRLD; this is encoded by the coding sequence ATGGAGATCCATCACTCACGCGTGCGCACTTGTATCGGGTGCGGACAACGAGATGATCGATCAGCGCTGGTGCGGGTAGTCGCGGATCGGCGGGCAGCGGAGCCGGTTTCGCCGGTCCCTGTGCTGCCCGATGTCCGTGGCGTGCTGCCGGGCCGAGGGGCCTGGTTGCATCCGAGCGCCGATTGCTTGAGTAAGGCGATCCGGCGACGGGCCTTCGGTCGCGCGTTACGACTCACCCAGGCGGTGGATACGAACGCGGTGCAGCAGTTCGTGGCGGAACGCCACGGAAGGCTCGACTGA
- the nusA gene encoding transcription termination factor NusA yields the protein MHIDMAILRTLERESDIPLDVIIPAIEQALLTAYHRESDTYQDARVELDRKSGDVRVLARERIDVPVEPTDENPEPTPRFELGPEFDDTPSDFGRVAAATARQVIVQRMRDVADEAVLGDFRGKEGDVVAGVIQQSNDPRNVHVDLGTVEGILPSAEQVPGEVYKHGERIRCYVVSVKRGMKGPQITLSRSHPNLVRSLFALEVPEIADGTVQIAAIAREEGHRSKVAVASKSPGVNAKGACIGPMGSRVRAVMNELNGEKIDIVDYSEIPQEFVAAALSPARVLSATIVDPRARIARVVVPDFQLSLAIGKEGQNARLAARLTGWRIDIVPDTAPEASGSAADRDA from the coding sequence ATGCACATCGACATGGCCATCCTGCGGACGCTGGAGCGGGAGAGCGACATCCCGCTGGACGTGATCATTCCGGCGATCGAGCAAGCGCTGTTGACCGCCTACCACCGCGAGAGCGATACCTATCAGGACGCCCGGGTGGAGTTGGACCGCAAGAGCGGTGACGTGCGGGTGCTCGCGCGCGAACGCATCGACGTCCCGGTCGAGCCCACCGACGAGAACCCTGAGCCGACGCCTCGCTTCGAGTTGGGCCCGGAATTCGACGACACTCCCTCGGACTTCGGTCGGGTGGCAGCGGCGACCGCCCGCCAGGTGATCGTCCAGCGGATGCGCGACGTAGCCGATGAGGCAGTGCTGGGGGACTTCCGCGGCAAGGAGGGCGACGTCGTCGCCGGGGTCATCCAGCAATCGAACGACCCGCGCAACGTGCACGTGGACCTCGGCACCGTCGAAGGGATCCTGCCGTCGGCGGAGCAGGTGCCCGGTGAGGTCTACAAACACGGGGAACGGATCCGCTGCTACGTGGTCAGTGTGAAGCGGGGCATGAAGGGCCCGCAGATCACCTTGTCTCGGTCGCATCCGAACCTGGTGCGCTCGCTGTTCGCCCTGGAGGTGCCCGAGATCGCCGACGGCACCGTGCAGATCGCCGCTATCGCGCGGGAAGAGGGGCACCGCAGCAAGGTGGCGGTGGCCTCGAAGTCGCCGGGTGTGAACGCCAAGGGCGCCTGCATCGGGCCGATGGGTTCGCGGGTGCGTGCGGTGATGAACGAATTGAACGGCGAGAAGATCGACATCGTCGACTACAGCGAGATCCCGCAGGAGTTCGTCGCGGCCGCCCTGTCGCCGGCGCGGGTGCTCTCGGCCACGATCGTGGATCCACGGGCCCGCATCGCCCGGGTCGTCGTACCCGACTTCCAGTTGTCGCTCGCGATCGGCAAGGAGGGGCAGAACGCCCGCTTGGCCGCTCGGTTGACCGGGTGGCGCATCGACATCGTGCCGGATACGGCCCCGGAAGCCAGCGGTTCCGCCGCTGATCGGGACGCCTGA
- the infB gene encoding translation initiation factor IF-2, which produces MAKVRVHELAKELGIGSKELLAYLKEQGEFVKSASSTIEAPVVRKIKENPPATAAPAAAKSAPAKATAAKATPAKPTIKRAPSAPAPTQPETTAPAAATAAPAAPAPATPAAPVKPAPAAPAPAAPAAAAPAAAEATPQAPAAEAPAARAATPGASGPRPGPATPRPSTPAPAPRSGGNAPRPGGSARQGGSAPRPGGARPGNNPFAPRQGMQTGSAPRPGNNPFAPNQGMPRPAAARGAGGAAGPRPAAPRPGGAGRPGAGAGAGGPRPNPGMMPGKSSVGGPGAGRAGAGGRGGPGGGNRAGGGGFAGRPGGGGNRPGGRGGTQGAFGRGGGKVRGRKSKRAKRQEFEQMQAPTIGGVSVPHGDGKTVVRVRRGATLSDFADRIDANPASLVTVLFHLGEMATATQSLDEDTFKLLGAELGYNIEVVSPEDEEKELFSAFNIDLDAEAEAEDEDDLQPRPPVVTVMGHVDHGKTRLLDAIRNADVAEGEAGGITQHIGAYQVHTNHEGEDRAITFIDTPGHEAFTAMRARGAKVTDIAILVVAADDGVMPQTIEALNHAQAADVPIVVAVNKIDVEGANPAKIRQQLTEYNLVAEEYGGDTMFVDVSAKQGQNIDALLEAVLLTADAALDLRANPDKDARGVAIEANLDRGRGAVATVLVQSGTLHVGDAIVAGTAHGRVRALLDEHGKNLPEAGPSRPVQVMGLASVPRAGDTFIVAPDDRTARQIAERREAADRQASLAKARKRISLEDLNEALEAGKVETLNLILKGDVSGSVEALEDALLQIDVGDEVDLRIIDRGVGAITMNNINLAVASDAIIIGFNVRAEGQNAEYAEHEGVEIRYYSVIYQAIEDIESALKGMLKPEYEEVELGSAEIREIFRSSKFGNIAGSIVRSGEIKRGSKARITREGVVVSEDVEVAGLRRFKDDVTEVREGFECGINLGSYNDLQIGDLITTYEQREKPRD; this is translated from the coding sequence GTGGCAAAGGTCCGGGTCCACGAGCTCGCCAAAGAGCTCGGAATCGGCAGCAAGGAACTACTGGCCTACCTGAAGGAGCAGGGCGAATTCGTCAAGTCGGCGAGCTCGACCATCGAGGCTCCGGTAGTCCGCAAGATCAAGGAAAACCCGCCAGCGACGGCTGCCCCCGCGGCAGCAAAGTCCGCACCAGCGAAGGCAACTGCGGCCAAGGCCACCCCGGCCAAGCCGACGATCAAGCGCGCGCCGTCAGCGCCCGCTCCCACCCAGCCCGAAACAACTGCTCCGGCAGCCGCCACTGCGGCTCCCGCAGCTCCGGCTCCGGCTACGCCCGCGGCACCGGTGAAGCCGGCCCCCGCGGCGCCGGCGCCTGCTGCGCCAGCTGCTGCGGCACCGGCTGCCGCTGAGGCCACGCCGCAAGCTCCGGCAGCCGAGGCGCCCGCCGCCCGTGCGGCGACCCCCGGTGCTTCGGGTCCCCGTCCGGGTCCGGCGACACCGCGGCCGTCCACTCCTGCGCCGGCTCCCCGCTCCGGTGGCAACGCCCCGCGACCGGGCGGCTCTGCCCGGCAGGGCGGTTCGGCTCCCCGTCCCGGTGGTGCCCGTCCCGGCAACAACCCGTTCGCGCCCCGCCAGGGGATGCAGACCGGTTCGGCTCCGCGGCCCGGCAACAACCCGTTCGCCCCGAACCAGGGCATGCCCCGTCCGGCCGCCGCGCGTGGCGCCGGTGGTGCGGCCGGACCCCGTCCGGCTGCTCCGCGCCCCGGAGGCGCAGGCCGCCCGGGCGCCGGTGCCGGTGCTGGTGGCCCGCGTCCCAACCCCGGCATGATGCCGGGCAAGTCCTCCGTCGGCGGTCCCGGTGCTGGTCGCGCCGGCGCCGGTGGCCGTGGCGGTCCCGGTGGCGGTAACCGCGCCGGTGGTGGGGGCTTCGCTGGTCGTCCCGGTGGCGGTGGCAACCGTCCCGGCGGTCGCGGTGGCACCCAGGGTGCGTTCGGACGTGGCGGCGGAAAGGTCCGCGGTCGCAAGTCCAAGCGCGCCAAGCGCCAGGAATTCGAGCAGATGCAGGCGCCCACCATTGGTGGCGTCAGCGTCCCGCACGGTGACGGTAAGACCGTGGTGCGCGTGCGCCGCGGTGCCACGCTGAGTGACTTCGCCGACCGCATCGATGCCAACCCGGCATCGCTGGTGACGGTGCTCTTCCACCTCGGTGAGATGGCCACGGCCACCCAGTCGTTGGACGAGGACACCTTCAAACTGCTGGGTGCCGAGCTTGGCTACAACATCGAGGTCGTCTCGCCCGAGGACGAGGAGAAGGAGCTGTTCAGCGCCTTCAACATCGACCTGGACGCCGAGGCAGAGGCCGAGGACGAAGACGACCTGCAGCCGCGGCCGCCGGTCGTGACCGTCATGGGTCACGTCGACCACGGTAAGACGCGCCTGTTGGATGCGATCCGCAACGCCGACGTCGCCGAGGGCGAGGCCGGTGGCATCACCCAGCACATCGGTGCCTACCAGGTGCACACCAACCATGAGGGCGAAGACCGCGCGATCACCTTCATCGACACCCCCGGTCACGAGGCGTTCACCGCCATGCGTGCCCGTGGTGCCAAGGTGACCGACATCGCGATCCTGGTCGTCGCTGCCGACGACGGTGTGATGCCCCAGACGATCGAGGCGTTGAACCACGCGCAGGCGGCCGACGTGCCGATCGTGGTCGCGGTCAACAAGATCGACGTCGAGGGTGCGAACCCGGCGAAGATCCGTCAGCAGCTGACCGAGTACAACCTGGTCGCTGAGGAGTACGGCGGCGACACCATGTTCGTCGATGTGTCCGCCAAGCAGGGTCAGAACATCGACGCGTTGCTCGAAGCGGTCCTGCTGACCGCGGACGCGGCGCTGGACCTGCGGGCGAACCCGGACAAGGACGCCCGTGGTGTGGCGATCGAAGCCAACCTGGACCGTGGCCGCGGTGCCGTCGCGACCGTGCTGGTGCAGTCCGGCACGTTGCACGTCGGTGACGCGATCGTGGCCGGTACGGCGCACGGCCGCGTCCGGGCGCTGCTGGACGAGCACGGCAAGAACCTGCCCGAGGCAGGTCCGTCGCGACCGGTGCAGGTCATGGGTCTGGCTTCCGTCCCGCGCGCTGGTGACACGTTCATCGTGGCGCCGGATGACCGCACGGCCCGTCAGATCGCGGAACGTCGCGAGGCCGCCGACCGTCAGGCCTCGCTGGCCAAGGCACGCAAGCGGATCAGCCTGGAGGACCTCAACGAGGCCCTGGAGGCGGGCAAGGTCGAGACGCTGAACCTGATCCTGAAGGGCGACGTGTCCGGTTCGGTCGAAGCCCTCGAGGACGCGTTGCTGCAGATCGACGTGGGCGACGAGGTGGACCTGCGGATCATCGACCGTGGCGTGGGTGCCATCACGATGAACAACATCAACCTCGCCGTGGCCTCCGACGCCATCATCATCGGCTTCAACGTGCGGGCCGAGGGCCAGAACGCGGAGTACGCCGAGCACGAGGGTGTCGAGATCCGCTACTACTCGGTCATCTACCAGGCGATCGAGGACATCGAGTCCGCGCTGAAGGGCATGCTCAAGCCGGAGTACGAGGAAGTCGAGTTGGGTTCGGCGGAGATCCGCGAGATCTTCCGCTCCTCCAAGTTCGGCAACATCGCCGGTTCGATCGTGCGCAGCGGCGAGATCAAGCGTGGGTCGAAGGCCCGTATCACCCGCGAGGGCGTCGTGGTGTCCGAGGACGTCGAGGTTGCCGGTCTGCGGCGCTTCAAGGATGACGTCACCGAGGTCCGTGAGGGCTTCGAGTGCGGTATCAACCTCGGGTCCTACAACGACCTGCAGATCGGTGACTTGATCACGACGTACGAACAGCGGGAGAAACCGCGCGACTGA
- a CDS encoding ABC transporter permease: MSTAELSSTTELDQISDGLDALEDQSISQRRRRIDWVAIVAPIAVVAALIGVWQLIYLSGIKDPWVLPSPGTVWSTLWQSIRSGDAWSAIWVSLHRGLIGFAVSVVIGTVLGLLIGQFAVLRKGFRPLLSAMQSLPSVAWVPFAIVVFQLSPATIYLVVLLGAVPSIANGLIGGLDQTPPLLRRAGAVLGANRWEMVRYVLLPAALPTYVSGLKQGWAFAWRSLMAAELVANAPSLGSGLGQMLENGSTQSDMPTVIAAIALILVVGIVIDLLIFAPLERRVLRARGLTPAGL; this comes from the coding sequence ATGTCAACCGCTGAGTTGTCCTCCACCACCGAGCTGGACCAGATCAGTGACGGACTCGACGCGCTCGAGGACCAGTCGATCAGCCAGCGCCGCCGACGCATCGACTGGGTTGCCATCGTTGCGCCGATCGCCGTCGTTGCCGCGCTCATCGGCGTCTGGCAGTTGATCTACCTCTCCGGCATCAAAGACCCGTGGGTGCTGCCCAGCCCCGGCACCGTGTGGAGCACGCTGTGGCAGTCGATCCGCTCCGGCGATGCTTGGAGCGCAATCTGGGTCAGCCTGCACCGCGGTCTGATCGGCTTCGCGGTGTCGGTGGTCATCGGGACCGTTCTGGGTCTGCTGATCGGTCAGTTCGCGGTGCTGCGCAAGGGCTTCCGCCCGCTGTTGTCGGCGATGCAGTCGCTGCCTTCGGTGGCGTGGGTGCCCTTCGCCATCGTCGTCTTCCAACTCAGCCCGGCCACCATCTACCTGGTCGTGCTGCTGGGCGCAGTGCCCTCCATCGCCAACGGGCTGATCGGTGGACTGGACCAGACCCCGCCGCTGCTGCGTCGGGCCGGCGCGGTACTAGGGGCCAACCGATGGGAGATGGTCCGCTACGTGCTGCTTCCGGCGGCGCTACCGACGTACGTCTCGGGTCTGAAGCAGGGTTGGGCGTTCGCCTGGCGCTCGCTGATGGCTGCCGAACTGGTCGCGAACGCACCGAGCCTCGGTTCCGGTCTTGGCCAGATGTTGGAGAACGGCAGCACCCAGTCCGACATGCCCACGGTGATCGCCGCGATCGCGCTGATCCTGGTCGTCGGCATCGTCATCGACCTGTTGATCTTCGCTCCCTTGGAGCGTCGGGTCTTGCGGGCGCGGGGGTTGACGCCGGCCGGCCTCTGA
- a CDS encoding linear amide C-N hydrolase, translating into MCTRMVYFGKGDRVITGRSMDWQYDLGSNLWVFPRGIAQNGHAGDLSYEWTSKYGSVMASGYDVCTTDGLNEAGLCANVLWLAESHYETPDGSKKLVAISLWAQYVLDMFATVAETVDALAAEEFTIVTAGVPGDDKRLATMHLSVSDATGDSAIFEYIDGKLVIHHDRKYQVMTNSPTFDEQLAVTSYWNQIGGTVVLPGTNRAADRFARASFYINAIPQVEDRDEALASVLSVVRNTSVPFGLSTPDQPNISSTRWRTLTDHKSLTYYYDSATAIGGCWVALADLDLSEGAPVKRLDLAALQASGQTGDVASRFVDSGPIAFAGL; encoded by the coding sequence ATGTGCACGAGAATGGTGTACTTCGGCAAAGGTGACCGAGTCATCACCGGCCGGAGCATGGACTGGCAATACGACCTCGGCAGCAATCTGTGGGTGTTTCCCCGGGGAATCGCCCAGAACGGGCATGCCGGTGACTTGTCGTATGAATGGACTTCCAAGTACGGCAGCGTGATGGCATCCGGCTACGACGTCTGCACCACCGACGGACTCAACGAGGCCGGGCTGTGCGCGAATGTGTTGTGGCTGGCGGAGTCCCACTACGAAACGCCGGACGGAAGCAAGAAACTGGTAGCGATCTCTCTGTGGGCACAGTACGTGCTCGACATGTTCGCGACCGTGGCGGAGACCGTCGACGCGCTGGCTGCCGAGGAGTTCACCATCGTGACGGCCGGCGTGCCCGGCGACGATAAGCGTCTAGCCACCATGCACCTGTCGGTCTCTGATGCCACTGGCGACAGTGCGATCTTCGAGTACATCGACGGCAAACTGGTCATCCACCACGACCGTAAATACCAGGTGATGACCAACTCCCCCACCTTCGATGAACAACTGGCGGTCACGTCGTACTGGAACCAGATCGGCGGCACCGTGGTGTTGCCTGGCACCAACCGTGCCGCAGACCGCTTCGCACGCGCGAGTTTCTACATCAACGCGATTCCGCAGGTCGAGGACCGCGACGAGGCTCTCGCCAGTGTGTTGTCCGTCGTTCGCAACACGTCGGTGCCCTTCGGCCTGTCCACTCCCGACCAGCCCAACATCTCCTCGACCCGGTGGCGGACCCTGACCGACCACAAGAGCCTGACCTACTACTACGACTCGGCCACCGCGATCGGTGGATGCTGGGTCGCTCTTGCAGATCTGGATCTATCTGAGGGTGCGCCGGTCAAGCGCCTCGACCTGGCGGCGCTGCAGGCCAGTGGTCAGACAGGGGACGTTGCCTCGCGATTCGTTGACTCCGGACCGATCGCGTTCGCTGGACTCTGA
- a CDS encoding pyridoxal phosphate-dependent decarboxylase family protein produces the protein MSTQQILEALQQLRAADLPTHGGRTLAYVYDSGVAEADELGRAALAMYGGTNGLDPTAFPSLLQMERDLVDFARPMFHGADAMVGTVTSGGTESILLAVKTARDAAAVEKPVIVVPDTIHAAFHKAAHYFGVERVSVPVDPVTFRADPAAIGVALEEYGDRVVLVAVSAPSYAHGVLDPVQEVADLTRPRGIRLHVDACIGGWVLPWTDDLPAWDFAVDGVTSISADLHKYAYTPKGVSLLLHADPGYRRAQFFASADWPGYTMLNSTVQSTKSGGPLAAAWAVVRYFGVDGYRRLTQEALAGTQAVTDGVAGIDHLRVVVQPDSTLVAIGADEALDVFTLSDLMLDRGWFVQPQMSFKEFPATLHVSLSAATAASVPDFLAALRDSVDAAVAAGPIEVDSALREAASAIDPATLDDVTFDALLQIAGLAGGNGEVAAPERMAPVNALLDVAPPAVREALLVAFLDRLSR, from the coding sequence GTGAGCACCCAGCAGATTCTCGAGGCGTTGCAGCAGTTGCGAGCAGCCGATCTACCCACCCACGGCGGCCGCACGTTGGCCTACGTGTATGACTCCGGGGTTGCAGAAGCCGATGAGTTGGGCCGTGCCGCTCTGGCGATGTACGGCGGCACGAACGGCCTTGACCCGACGGCGTTTCCGAGTCTTCTGCAGATGGAACGCGACCTGGTCGACTTCGCCCGGCCGATGTTCCACGGTGCTGATGCAATGGTCGGGACCGTGACCTCAGGTGGGACCGAGTCGATCCTGCTCGCGGTCAAGACCGCACGGGACGCGGCGGCCGTCGAGAAGCCCGTGATCGTCGTACCGGACACGATCCACGCGGCCTTCCACAAGGCGGCGCACTACTTCGGGGTCGAGCGGGTGAGTGTGCCGGTCGACCCGGTGACCTTCCGCGCGGATCCGGCCGCGATCGGAGTGGCGCTGGAAGAGTACGGCGATCGGGTGGTGCTTGTCGCGGTCTCGGCCCCGTCGTACGCGCACGGCGTCCTTGACCCGGTCCAGGAGGTCGCGGACCTGACTCGGCCACGTGGGATCCGGTTGCACGTGGACGCGTGCATCGGCGGCTGGGTGCTGCCGTGGACGGACGACCTGCCCGCCTGGGATTTCGCGGTCGACGGCGTCACCAGCATTTCGGCCGACCTGCATAAGTACGCCTACACGCCCAAGGGCGTTTCCCTTCTGCTGCATGCAGATCCGGGATACCGGCGGGCGCAGTTCTTTGCCAGCGCGGACTGGCCCGGCTACACGATGCTCAACTCGACGGTGCAGTCGACCAAGTCCGGCGGGCCGCTGGCGGCCGCGTGGGCGGTGGTTCGTTACTTCGGCGTGGACGGTTATCGGCGACTGACGCAGGAGGCCTTGGCCGGGACGCAGGCGGTGACCGATGGAGTGGCCGGGATCGATCACCTCCGTGTTGTCGTGCAACCGGATTCGACCCTGGTTGCGATCGGAGCCGACGAGGCACTGGACGTCTTCACGCTGAGTGACCTGATGCTGGACCGGGGCTGGTTCGTGCAGCCGCAGATGTCGTTCAAGGAGTTCCCGGCGACCCTGCACGTCAGTCTGTCCGCAGCGACGGCAGCTTCAGTTCCGGACTTCCTTGCTGCCCTGCGTGATTCGGTCGATGCGGCGGTGGCCGCCGGACCGATCGAGGTCGATTCTGCGCTTCGTGAGGCGGCGAGCGCGATCGACCCCGCCACGCTCGACGACGTGACCTTCGACGCGCTGCTGCAGATTGCCGGTCTCGCCGGAGGGAACGGTGAGGTGGCGGCACCGGAGCGGATGGCACCGGTCAATGCGCTGCTCGACGTCGCACCCCCGGCCGTGCGCGAGGCGTTGCTCGTCGCCTTCCTTGATCGCCTGTCGCGCTGA